The region TACGCGGTGGCGAGTCGGCGGATCGCCGCGGGAAAGAGCAGTGAGTCACTGCGGGCCACCACCCGGACCGCCTCGACCACCTCGGTCGGGCGGGCCCGTTTGAGCAGGAAGCCGCTGGCCCCGGCGCGGAGCGCGTCGTAGACGTACTCGTCGTTCTCGAACGTGGTGACGACCAGCACCCGGGGTGGCTCGGCGACGGTGGCCAGCAGGTGCCGGGTGGCCTGGATGCCGTCGATGGCCGGCATCCGCACGTCCATCAGCACCACGTCGGGACGGAACCTGGCGACCAGGGGCGGCACCTCGGCCCCGTCGGCGGCCTCCCCGACCACGGTCAGGTCGGGCTGGGCGTCGATGATGGCACGCAGCCCGATCCGGACCAGCTCGTCGTCGTCGACGATCAGCACGGTGGTGGTCACGGCAGCTCCTTCGGGTGGTCGTCCGGTCGTACCGCCGGCAGGTGCGCGGCGACCCGCCAGTGCCCGTCGTCAGGGCCGGCAGCAAGCCGGCCGCCGAGCAGCAGGACCCGCTCGCGCATACCGGTCAGGCCCCGGCCCTGCCGCCGGGGACCGGGCACCGTGTACGGCTCGGGCACGGTGTTGACCAGGTCGATCTCCACCCCGGCGGCCCGTACGCCGATCCGCAGGGTCACCGACTGCCGGTCGCCGTGTCGGGCGGCGTTGGTCAGTCCCTCCTGCACTATCCGGTAGCCCTCGCGGGAGACCACCCCCGGCAGGGTGTCGACGGCCCCGGTCAGCTCGACCGTGACCGGCAATCCGGCGGCCCTACCGGCGGCGACCAGCTCGTCGAGATCCGCCAACGTACGCTGCGGGGCCCGGCCGACCGTCTCCCGGCCCGACACCTCACGCCCCCGGCCCGACACCTCACCATCCCGGCCCGACACCTCGTCGTCTCGTTCGCGGAGCAGGCCGAGCACATGGTCCAGATCTGCCGTGGCGCGCCGACTGGTCTCCTCGATGGCGTGCAGTGCCCGGCGGACGAACTCCGGATCCTGGTCGAAGAGTTCCCGGGCCGCCCCGGCCTGGAGTGTCGCCACGGTGAGGGCGTGCCCGACCGAGTCATGCAGTTCCCGGGCCAACCGGTTCCGTTCGGCGAGCTGCGCGGCCCGCGCTTCGAGTACGGCGATCCGCTCGGTCTGCGACGGACCGAGCAGGGCCGGTGCCATCATCGCGGCCAACGCGCCCAGTCCGGCGACGAGGTAACCCAACCCGACCAGCAGTACGACCCCGAGCAGGGTGAGCCAACCGGTGTCGTGCTCGTCGAGCGGGCCGAGGCGCAGACCGTCGATCGCCGAGGGGGCGATCCCGAACTGCTGCGCCACGAAGATCAATGCCATCGGCACGGCGATCAGCAGCCCGAGGCCGACCACCCCACCGGTGGCCAGGTGCACGACGAACCAGAGCGCGGAACGCAGTCGGGTCTCCCGATCGATGCCGGGGCCGGCGGCCGGCACGGGCAGGTCGACGCCGAGCAGGGACCGTACCGCCGCGATCTCCAATGCCCGGGTGCCGCCCAGGAAGGGTGGCACCCCGACGATCACCACCGACACCGCCATCAGCAGCGCCAGCGCCGGCCGGGGCACGTGCGGTTCGGCGAACATGTTGACGAAGGCGGCGGCCAGCAGCACGTACGGCAGCAGGATCACCCCGCCGAGCAGCAGGAAGACCCCCCGACGATAGGTGTCCACCCGGATCAGCGGGGTCAGGACCGTTCGCCGGATCATCCGCCAATGATGCCCTCCGCCACCCCAGCGGCCACCGGGATGGTCAGCGACGGGCCGGGCGGTCAGAGCCAGCCCCGTTCCCGGGCCTGCCAACCGAGTTGCAGTCGGGATCGGGAACCGGTGCGCTCCATCAACCCCTGTACCCGACGTACGACGGTCCGCCGGCTGATGCCGAGCCGGCTACCGGCCGCCTCGTCGGTGAGGCCGGCTACCAGCAGCGACAGCAGGTGCTGGTCCTCGGCGGAGATCGCCTCGGCACTGGTCAGCCCGGCCACGCCGGTCACCGACAGCGGGGTGCCCTGCGCCCACACCGTCTCGAAGAGCGCGACCAGGGCGTCCAGCAGTCCACAGGGGTGGACCAGCAGGGCGGTGTCATGCGCCGACGAGGTCCAGGCCAGCGGCAACAGGGCCAACTCCCGGTCGGCGACGGCCAGTTTGGTCGGTAGCGTGTCGACGATCCGGGCCTGCTCGCCGGAGCGGATGTGGGTGGCCACGCTGGCCGCGAACTCCACGTCCGCCAGGGCGGTGGCGTCGTACACGGCCCGGTAGGTGACGCCGGCCGCCTCCCGGTCCAGTTGGGTCGGGTTGACCTCCTTGGGCACCGCGTACGGCGGCGCGACGAGCACCCGCATCTCCTCGCGGGCGGTCCGTTGCACCCGGTGGAAGGCCCGGCCCACGGCGGCCCGACCGGACACTATCTCGATCAGCTCCTCGGTCCGCCGGTCCGCCGACCGGTTGCTGACCTCGGCCGCCAGCCGGTGTGCCGCCTCCCGGGTCCGGTCCAGTTCGGCGTACCGACGTTGGACGAACTGTTCGACGGCCAGGTCCGGTGGCACCGGCACGATCCGCTCCTGCGGTGGCGGCGTACGGTGCAGGAATCCCTCGCGTTCCAGGGTGGCGACGGCCCGCCGTACCTGGGGCACGGTGAGCCCGACCCGGTCGGCGAGTTGCGCCACCGGGGCGGCCCCGTGGCGGACCAGCACCAGATAGGTGGCCTCCTCCGCCGCGCTCAGTCCCACCGTTCTCAGCACGACTGCCCACTCCGAGACGCCTGCGATCGGGCACCTGGCGCAAGTGCGTCATGGCGCAGCTGCGCTGGCCCGAGATCCTTTACCCCCATGGTCACGAAATGTGACGCTGCTCGGTACCTGACCAGCACGTCAAGGGGTTATTCGTGTCCAAGAAGTTGCGCAGCGTAATAGCTGTCGCGGTATCCGTCGCCGCCGCGGTCTCTGCCACCGGCATGCCGGCAAACGCCCAGCCAGCCGGTGGCGCAACGGTGCCACCGCCGTCCGCCGGACCGGCTGCGGCCGTACACACGGTCACGCTGATCACCGGCGACGTGGTCAAGCTCACCACCTTTCCGGACGGTCGGCAGGTCGCCGAGGTCGACCACGACAGCGCTATCCGCAGCCGTGGCTTCCAACTGTCCGAACACGACGGCGACGTCTATGTCACCCCGGACGAGGCGCTGCCCTACGTGACCTCCGGGCGACTCGACCCGGCGCTGTTCAACATCACCGACCTGGTGGCCGACGGCTACCACGACGCGGCCCGCTCGACGTTGCCGCTGCTCGTCACCGGCACCCCGGGGGCACCGGGCGCGCGGGCCGCCGTGCCGTCGGCCCCGGCCGGCACCACCCGTACGCGGGAACTGTCCAGCATCGGCGCGGTGGCGGTGACCGGGGAGAAGGCCAACGCCCGCGACCTCTGGTCGGCGATCGTCCCCGACCAGCCGGCCCCGGTTGCCAGCGCGCAGACGTTCGCCGCCGGGGTGGGCCGGATCTGGCTGGACCGGCAGGTGCGGGCCGACCTGACCCGCAGCGTCGGGCAGATCGGCGCGCCCACCGCGTGGAAGTCCGGCTACGACGGCAAGGGCGTCAAGGTCGCCGTCCTGGACACCGGCTACGACCCGGGCCACCCGGACCTGGCTGGCCGGGTGACCACGGCGGCGAACTTCACCACCGACCCGGACGCTACCGACGGCTCCGGTCACGGTACGCACGTCGCCGCCACCATCGCCGGCAGCGGCAGGGCCGGACGCCTCGGCGGCAAGGGCGTCGCCCCGGGCGCGGAACTGCTGGTCGGCAAGGTCCTCGGTGGCAGCGGCACGGGCGATCTGTCCTGGGTGATCGCCGGCATGGAGTGGGCGGTCGAGCAGGGTGCCCGGGTGGTCAACGTCAGCCTCGGTGCGGAGGCGTTCGAGGGGCCCGACCCGCTCACCGAGGCGGTCGACACGCTGACCTCCCGTACCGGTGCGTTGTTCGTGGTCAGCGCCGGCAACACCGGCCCCGGCCTACAGACGATCGGCACGCCCGGCACGGCGGACCGCGCGCTGACCGTCGGCGCGGTCTCCGGAAAGGACCAGACCGCCGACTTCTCCAGCCGGGGACCGCGCCTCGGCGACGGCGCGATCAAGCCGGAGATCACCGCCCCCGGGGTGAGCATCATCGCCGCCCGCGCCGCCGGTACCGCCCTCGGTGAGATCGCCGACAACTCGTACACGGCGATGTCCGGCACCTCCATGGCGGCCCCGCACGTGGCCGGCGCGGCGGCGCTGCTCGCCCAGCGGCACCCGGACTGGCGGGCCGACCAGCTCAAGGCCGCCCTGGTCAGCAGCGCCAAGCCGGCCGACGCGTCGGTCTGGGAGCAGGGCGCCGGCCGGGTGGACGTACCGGCCGCGCTCGGCCAGGAGATCGGTGTGGACGTCGCCTCCGTGTCGTTGGGGAAGATCCCGGCCGGCTCGCCCGCCCGCACCACCAAGGTCACCTATCGCAACTCCGGTCGCCGGGCCGTCACCGTCGACCTGGCCGCGCAGGCCAGCGAGGTGGGGGCCACCGCCCGCCGGGCCGCG is a window of Micromonospora polyrhachis DNA encoding:
- a CDS encoding response regulator transcription factor; this encodes MTTTVLIVDDDELVRIGLRAIIDAQPDLTVVGEAADGAEVPPLVARFRPDVVLMDVRMPAIDGIQATRHLLATVAEPPRVLVVTTFENDEYVYDALRAGASGFLLKRARPTEVVEAVRVVARSDSLLFPAAIRRLATAYGPSGGCDGLRRARLTEREAEVLRLMAVGLSNSEIAAELVVGVETVKTHVGNVLAKLGARDRTQAVIAAYESGFVTPAAG
- a CDS encoding sensor histidine kinase, whose amino-acid sequence is MIRRTVLTPLIRVDTYRRGVFLLLGGVILLPYVLLAAAFVNMFAEPHVPRPALALLMAVSVVIVGVPPFLGGTRALEIAAVRSLLGVDLPVPAAGPGIDRETRLRSALWFVVHLATGGVVGLGLLIAVPMALIFVAQQFGIAPSAIDGLRLGPLDEHDTGWLTLLGVVLLVGLGYLVAGLGALAAMMAPALLGPSQTERIAVLEARAAQLAERNRLARELHDSVGHALTVATLQAGAARELFDQDPEFVRRALHAIEETSRRATADLDHVLGLLRERDDEVSGRDGEVSGRGREVSGRETVGRAPQRTLADLDELVAAGRAAGLPVTVELTGAVDTLPGVVSREGYRIVQEGLTNAARHGDRQSVTLRIGVRAAGVEIDLVNTVPEPYTVPGPRRQGRGLTGMRERVLLLGGRLAAGPDDGHWRVAAHLPAVRPDDHPKELP
- a CDS encoding helix-turn-helix domain-containing protein, yielding MLRTVGLSAAEEATYLVLVRHGAAPVAQLADRVGLTVPQVRRAVATLEREGFLHRTPPPQERIVPVPPDLAVEQFVQRRYAELDRTREAAHRLAAEVSNRSADRRTEELIEIVSGRAAVGRAFHRVQRTAREEMRVLVAPPYAVPKEVNPTQLDREAAGVTYRAVYDATALADVEFAASVATHIRSGEQARIVDTLPTKLAVADRELALLPLAWTSSAHDTALLVHPCGLLDALVALFETVWAQGTPLSVTGVAGLTSAEAISAEDQHLLSLLVAGLTDEAAGSRLGISRRTVVRRVQGLMERTGSRSRLQLGWQARERGWL